One window of Streptomyces sp. NBC_00273 genomic DNA carries:
- a CDS encoding CPCC family cysteine-rich protein, whose protein sequence is MSDVILKYPCVCCGHLTMNDGPGSYQICPVCFWEDDDIQLRWPDYSGGANRPSLIEAQQNFQDYGACDERSMEHVRYPEDDEPLDSSRRPIDTDRDRFEPKAVQLAAWPDDRTVLSWWRYRSTGFWRPAL, encoded by the coding sequence ATGTCGGACGTGATCCTGAAGTATCCCTGCGTGTGCTGCGGCCACCTGACGATGAACGACGGGCCAGGCTCGTATCAGATCTGCCCGGTCTGTTTCTGGGAGGACGACGACATCCAGCTGCGCTGGCCGGACTACTCAGGTGGCGCCAACAGGCCTTCCCTGATCGAGGCCCAGCAGAACTTCCAGGACTACGGAGCATGCGACGAACGGTCCATGGAACACGTCAGGTATCCCGAGGACGACGAGCCGCTGGACTCGAGCCGGCGTCCCATCGATACAGACCGCGATCGCTTCGAGCCCAAGGCCGTGCAGCTAGCCGCCTGGCCTGACGACCGCACTGTCCTTTCCTGGTGGCGATATAGGAGCACCGGATTCTGGCGTCCTGCCCTGTGA
- a CDS encoding TetR/AcrR family transcriptional regulator C-terminal domain-containing protein has protein sequence MDAERIVSQSLELLKQEGLAGVTFRKLTTSLHVTAPAIYWRFKDKRELLEAMAEAMLREEFGELTPMPPGQDWRPWLHEMLRRLRRAMLAYPDGARVVAGARPPNTPTLARIPEYGLRALEDGGLSLSQAATVIYTAVHYTFGHVIEEQDSAEAQPTEEFELAYPTVARVMNEGRRVGLTATDVFDAGLSLIIGNQ, from the coding sequence ATGGACGCAGAGAGGATCGTCAGCCAGAGCCTGGAACTGCTGAAGCAGGAAGGACTGGCCGGTGTGACCTTCCGCAAGCTCACCACCAGCCTCCATGTCACGGCGCCGGCCATCTACTGGCGGTTCAAGGACAAGCGCGAGCTGCTGGAGGCCATGGCCGAGGCGATGCTGCGGGAGGAGTTCGGCGAACTGACGCCGATGCCGCCCGGCCAGGACTGGCGGCCGTGGCTACACGAGATGCTGCGCCGCCTGCGCCGCGCCATGCTCGCTTACCCCGACGGTGCCCGGGTCGTGGCCGGCGCCCGGCCGCCGAACACGCCCACGCTCGCCCGCATCCCCGAATACGGGCTGCGCGCACTGGAAGACGGCGGACTGTCCCTGTCGCAGGCGGCCACCGTCATCTACACCGCCGTCCACTACACCTTCGGCCACGTCATCGAGGAGCAGGACTCCGCCGAAGCCCAGCCCACCGAGGAGTTCGAGCTGGCCTACCCGACCGTGGCTCGCGTCATGAACGAGGGCCGCCGCGTCGGCCTGACCGCCACCGACGTCTTCGATGCGGGCCTGTCCCTGATCATCGGGAACCAGTGA
- a CDS encoding alpha/beta fold hydrolase, which translates to MPVTTAHHLRRIATNGVQLNVAIAGQGPAVLLLHGFPHTWQLWSGIMGRLAGQYRVIAPDLRGFGASARAVEGYDAGTLAADAEGLLDVLGEPSAAVVGIDAGTAPAVLLALRRPGLVRRLVVMEALLGRLPGAEDVVAGGAPWWFGFHAVPGLAETVLAGNEAPYVDWFLNSGTLGRGVPDDIRAAFVHAYTGGEALRCAFSYYRALPTSAQQIQDAAATARLTMPTMAVGSRPVGRGLDRQLRPIADDLVGYHLQNCGHIIPLDRPDRLFALLAPFLSADLPK; encoded by the coding sequence ATGCCCGTCACCACCGCACACCACCTGCGCCGCATCGCGACGAACGGCGTCCAACTCAATGTCGCAATCGCCGGGCAGGGACCTGCGGTTCTCCTGCTGCACGGCTTCCCGCACACCTGGCAACTCTGGAGCGGCATCATGGGCCGACTGGCCGGGCAGTACCGGGTCATCGCACCAGACCTTCGAGGCTTCGGTGCCAGTGCCCGCGCCGTCGAGGGCTACGACGCAGGCACCCTCGCTGCCGACGCCGAAGGGCTGCTCGACGTACTTGGCGAGCCTTCGGCAGCGGTGGTCGGCATCGACGCGGGCACGGCCCCCGCCGTCCTGCTCGCGCTGCGCCGGCCAGGCCTCGTCCGGCGCCTGGTCGTGATGGAGGCACTGCTCGGCCGCCTGCCCGGAGCAGAGGACGTCGTCGCGGGCGGTGCCCCGTGGTGGTTCGGCTTCCACGCCGTCCCCGGCCTCGCCGAGACCGTCCTGGCCGGTAACGAGGCCCCGTACGTCGACTGGTTCCTCAACTCGGGGACGCTCGGGCGAGGAGTACCCGACGATATCCGTGCGGCCTTCGTCCACGCGTACACCGGGGGTGAGGCCCTGCGCTGTGCGTTCTCCTATTACCGGGCCCTGCCCACCAGCGCGCAGCAGATCCAGGACGCAGCCGCGACGGCTCGGCTGACCATGCCCACCATGGCCGTCGGGTCCCGTCCCGTCGGCCGCGGGCTCGATCGCCAACTCCGTCCCATTGCCGATGACCTGGTCGGATACCACCTTCAGAACTGCGGCCACATCATCCCCCTGGACCGACCCGACAGGTTGTTCGCGCTCCTTGCTCCCTTCCTCTCCGCCGATCTGCCGAAGTGA
- a CDS encoding lipid II:glycine glycyltransferase FemX, whose translation MTFRLRAISRDEHLAFIKGRSSASHMQVPSWGDVKPDWRAESLGWIDEIGQIAGVALVLFRPLPKVKRYLAYLPEGPVIDWYAPDLERWLEPMLAYLKTRGAFSVKMGPPVIVRRWDAGTVKDAIADPQAGRLRDVEASSCEPRAFDVADRLRRLGWQQGEVGGEDGFSAGQPRYVFQVPLAGKSLEEVQRGFNQQWRRNVKKAEKAGVKVVQGGYEDLPAFYEIYRETAERDRFIPRPLAYFQRMWTALRAEDADRMRLYLAHHEGEVLAAATMLTVGEHVWYSYGASTSRKREVQPNNAIQWRMMSDAHELGASVYDLRGITDTLEESNHLLGLLRFKVGTGGQAAEYLGEWDFPLNRLLHKALDLYMSRR comes from the coding sequence ATGACCTTCCGCTTGAGAGCGATCAGCCGTGACGAGCATCTGGCCTTCATCAAGGGTCGGTCTTCCGCGAGTCATATGCAGGTGCCCTCGTGGGGGGATGTGAAGCCGGACTGGCGGGCGGAGAGCCTCGGATGGATCGACGAGATTGGACAGATCGCCGGCGTGGCGCTCGTGTTGTTCCGGCCGTTGCCGAAGGTCAAGCGGTACCTGGCCTACCTTCCCGAAGGTCCGGTCATCGACTGGTACGCCCCAGACCTTGAGCGGTGGCTCGAGCCGATGCTGGCCTATCTCAAGACCCGCGGCGCGTTCTCGGTGAAGATGGGTCCGCCCGTGATCGTGCGGCGCTGGGATGCGGGAACGGTCAAGGACGCCATTGCGGACCCGCAGGCAGGCCGGCTGCGCGATGTTGAGGCCAGCTCGTGCGAGCCGCGGGCTTTCGATGTCGCTGACCGGCTGCGCCGATTGGGATGGCAGCAGGGCGAAGTGGGCGGTGAGGACGGGTTCAGCGCGGGGCAGCCGCGCTATGTCTTCCAGGTCCCGCTCGCCGGAAAGTCCCTGGAGGAGGTCCAGCGCGGCTTCAACCAGCAGTGGCGCCGCAACGTCAAGAAGGCCGAGAAGGCCGGCGTCAAGGTCGTCCAGGGCGGCTACGAGGACCTGCCCGCCTTCTACGAGATCTATAGGGAGACCGCGGAGCGCGACCGGTTCATCCCCAGGCCGCTGGCCTATTTTCAGCGGATGTGGACCGCGCTCCGGGCGGAGGACGCCGACCGGATGCGGCTGTATCTGGCCCATCACGAGGGTGAGGTGCTGGCCGCGGCCACGATGCTGACCGTTGGTGAGCACGTCTGGTACTCCTACGGGGCCTCCACTAGCCGCAAGCGGGAAGTCCAGCCGAACAACGCGATCCAGTGGCGGATGATGTCCGACGCCCACGAACTGGGCGCGAGCGTCTACGACCTGCGTGGCATCACCGACACCCTGGAGGAGTCCAACCACCTGCTCGGCCTGCTCCGGTTCAAGGTCGGCACCGGCGGCCAGGCCGCCGAGTACCTCGGCGAGTGGGACTTCCCGCTCAACAGGCTCCTCCACAAAGCCCTCGACCTTTACATGTCTCGCCGCTGA
- a CDS encoding glycosyltransferase family 2 protein, translating to MPRPRVDVVVLTMNDRPAEEAAAQATLLAQSGVDVRVLVVGNGCKPEVVPPGALTVSLPENIGIPGGRNAGAAALRNAGDPAAWLYFLDNDASFPRPDVLARLVAEAERHPEAAWVQPRLTGPDDVTTPRRWVPRLRASNPGRPGKVASMTEGVVLIRRDAFDAVGGWEDHLFLYHEGFDLAWRLYEAGWSGWYAASIRMHHPLTEPARHALYHRLSARNRIWIAHRNLPAPLLPVYLSVWTTITLVRAVRGGGLGQTLRGMREGWTTRRTQRRRPMSRRTIYRLTAAGRPPII from the coding sequence ATGCCCCGCCCACGCGTCGACGTCGTCGTTCTGACCATGAACGACCGCCCTGCCGAGGAAGCAGCCGCGCAGGCGACACTTCTTGCCCAGAGCGGCGTCGACGTGCGGGTGCTGGTGGTCGGAAACGGCTGCAAGCCCGAGGTCGTGCCACCCGGTGCGCTCACCGTGTCCCTGCCCGAGAACATCGGTATCCCCGGTGGCCGCAACGCTGGCGCCGCCGCGCTGCGCAACGCGGGCGATCCCGCCGCCTGGCTCTACTTCCTCGACAACGACGCCAGCTTTCCCCGCCCCGACGTCCTGGCCCGACTCGTCGCCGAGGCCGAGCGGCACCCAGAAGCCGCCTGGGTTCAGCCCCGGCTGACCGGCCCGGACGATGTGACCACGCCACGCCGCTGGGTCCCCCGGCTGCGCGCCTCGAACCCGGGGCGGCCGGGGAAGGTCGCTTCGATGACCGAAGGCGTCGTCCTGATCCGGCGCGACGCCTTCGACGCGGTAGGCGGGTGGGAAGATCACCTATTCCTATATCACGAAGGGTTCGACCTGGCCTGGCGACTGTACGAGGCGGGCTGGAGCGGCTGGTACGCGGCGTCGATCCGCATGCACCACCCACTCACCGAACCCGCCCGTCATGCGCTCTACCACCGGCTATCCGCCCGCAACAGGATCTGGATCGCCCACCGCAACCTCCCCGCCCCGCTCCTCCCCGTCTACCTGAGCGTTTGGACCACGATCACCCTGGTCCGGGCCGTGCGCGGTGGCGGACTGGGCCAGACGCTGCGCGGCATGCGCGAAGGGTGGACGACCCGACGTACGCAGCGGCGGCGTCCGATGAGCCGGCGCACCATCTACCGGCTCACCGCCGCCGGGCGGCCGCCGATCATCTGA
- a CDS encoding winged helix-turn-helix transcriptional regulator: MTTRGARAPGHGVRGDLFDPHCPTRQLLDRIGTKWTSMAVKTLADAAPDEVRFAELRRRMPGVSQKMLSVTLRNLTRDGLVARRVEPAVPPRVFYRLTGLGLSLEAVLAGLRTWAEEHMVEIDFANEAAAQEADEE; this comes from the coding sequence GTGACCACCCGAGGAGCCCGGGCCCCTGGTCACGGCGTACGCGGCGATCTGTTCGATCCCCATTGCCCGACACGGCAGTTGTTGGACCGCATCGGTACGAAGTGGACGTCCATGGCCGTCAAGACGCTCGCCGATGCCGCACCGGACGAGGTGCGCTTCGCGGAGCTGAGACGCCGGATGCCCGGCGTGTCACAGAAGATGCTGTCCGTGACGCTGCGAAACCTGACCCGCGACGGGCTGGTGGCGCGCAGGGTCGAACCCGCCGTGCCGCCGCGGGTCTTCTACCGACTCACCGGACTCGGGCTGTCCCTGGAAGCCGTGCTTGCGGGGCTGCGGACCTGGGCGGAGGAGCACATGGTCGAGATCGACTTCGCCAACGAAGCCGCCGCCCAGGAGGCCGATGAGGAGTAG
- a CDS encoding ISL3 family transposase, with translation MGGVQVGDLLLPGVAVEIDQLVLTDVEVRVAVRSRAVSAACPGCGRRSSRVHCYYQRTLADRPVAGRRVRIELRARRLVCGNEQCDRRTFAEQIPGLTHRHARRTDALTAQLTDVALFLGGRPGARLFQRMTIDTCKDTLLRLIRKLPLPSSGSVPHLGVDDFAVRRGRTYATILIDMATHRPIDVLADRAAATFASWLQNHPEVRIVCRDRAGSYRDGAQVGAPQAMQVADAWHLLNNLAQAVERVIGRHRADLRQPLTSHDDRTDDGPASEGRDREELDLNGRPRPLVARTRERHQQIHERIQRGDSLRAIARDLRLSRGTVNRFAHAAEVDELLLAAIHRPALIDDYRLYLHHRWMEGCTNASALTREIQRLGYRGNVNTVRRHLKPYRHGAIPLTAPLPHLTVRRVTDWIMRRPERLNDVERKGLDELCERNPALATTVAYARRLALMVRDRRSEHLALDVWMADVRLDGQRELRTLANGMRRDRAAIQAALTTTYTSGAVEGNVTRVKLLKRQMYGRANFDLLRRRILLSP, from the coding sequence ATGGGTGGGGTTCAGGTCGGGGATCTTCTTCTGCCGGGTGTCGCAGTGGAGATCGACCAGCTGGTTCTGACGGATGTGGAGGTCCGGGTCGCCGTGCGATCAAGGGCCGTGTCGGCGGCCTGTCCCGGATGCGGGCGGAGATCTTCGAGAGTGCACTGCTACTACCAGCGGACTCTGGCGGATCGTCCGGTCGCCGGCCGGCGTGTGCGGATCGAGCTACGGGCGCGTCGACTCGTCTGCGGGAACGAGCAGTGTGACCGCCGGACGTTCGCCGAACAGATACCGGGCCTGACGCATCGCCATGCACGCCGCACCGACGCACTCACCGCCCAGCTCACCGACGTGGCCCTGTTCCTGGGCGGCCGGCCAGGCGCTCGCCTGTTCCAGCGCATGACCATCGACACCTGCAAGGACACTCTGCTCCGGCTGATCCGTAAGCTGCCGCTCCCCTCGTCGGGATCGGTGCCGCATCTCGGCGTCGACGACTTCGCCGTTCGCAGGGGACGGACCTACGCGACGATCCTCATCGACATGGCAACCCACCGCCCGATCGACGTCCTGGCCGACCGGGCCGCAGCGACTTTCGCGTCCTGGCTGCAAAACCATCCTGAGGTCCGGATCGTCTGCCGTGACCGTGCAGGCTCCTACCGAGACGGGGCCCAGGTCGGTGCCCCGCAGGCCATGCAGGTAGCCGATGCCTGGCACCTCCTGAACAACCTGGCGCAAGCAGTCGAACGGGTCATCGGACGGCATCGCGCTGACCTGCGACAGCCTCTCACCTCACACGATGACCGGACCGACGACGGCCCGGCCTCCGAGGGCCGCGACCGCGAAGAGCTGGACCTCAACGGGCGGCCACGACCTCTGGTCGCCCGCACCCGCGAACGCCACCAACAGATCCACGAACGCATCCAACGTGGCGACAGCCTTCGCGCCATCGCACGCGACCTGCGGCTCAGCCGCGGCACAGTCAACCGCTTCGCGCACGCCGCAGAAGTCGATGAGCTTCTCCTCGCGGCCATTCATCGACCCGCGCTGATCGATGATTACCGCCTCTACCTGCACCATCGCTGGATGGAAGGCTGCACCAACGCCTCCGCGCTCACCCGGGAAATCCAGCGGCTGGGCTACCGCGGCAACGTCAACACCGTCCGCCGGCACCTGAAGCCCTACCGCCACGGCGCGATCCCACTCACCGCCCCCTTGCCACACCTGACCGTCCGCAGGGTCACCGACTGGATCATGCGCCGACCCGAGCGCCTCAACGATGTTGAGCGAAAGGGTCTCGACGAGCTGTGCGAGCGGAACCCAGCGCTGGCGACGACCGTCGCTTACGCACGCCGCCTGGCACTCATGGTCCGCGACCGCCGCAGTGAACACCTCGCTCTCGACGTCTGGATGGCCGACGTCCGCCTCGATGGACAACGCGAACTCCGCACCCTGGCCAATGGCATGCGACGCGACCGCGCGGCCATCCAGGCCGCCCTCACCACGACCTACACTTCCGGAGCGGTCGAGGGCAACGTCACGCGGGTCAAGCTCCTGAAGAGACAGATGTACGGCCGCGCCAACTTCGATCTCCTACGACGCCGCATCCTGCTCTCACCATGA